One region of Lytechinus pictus isolate F3 Inbred chromosome 8, Lp3.0, whole genome shotgun sequence genomic DNA includes:
- the LOC129267322 gene encoding salivary glue protein Sgs-3-like, with product MGDIRRRPARREDRSAESGSDSSSSSSSSSSSSSEEIDNRPPTVATTTTTTTTAPTTQPPTTAMPVMTTCVVRGRPRIYRSAESDDSDESGGSSDSSEESNKPAKNKTPPPTTTTTASPTTSATTTAPTTTPTTTPSTTTTATTTTPMTTNPTVPVAVLTTCVPRGDIGFECFPVTPGRS from the exons GACGACCAGCAAGGAGAGAGGACAGATCAGCCGAATCCGGTAGTGATTctagcagcagtagcagtagtagcagcagtagctcCTCCGAGGAGATAGATAACCGACCACCAACTGTTGCGACCACCACTACGACGACCACCACAGCCCCGACCACGCAACCGCCTACTACCGCGATGCCAGTCATGACGACATGCGTCGTTCGAG GGAGACCTCGAATCTATCGGTCCGCTGAATCAGATGACAGCGACGAGTCTGGCGGGAGCAGTGACTCCTCGGAAGAAAGCAACAAACCAGCTAAAAACAAGACACCACCgccaaccaccaccaccacggCTAGTCCCACCACATCAGCCACCACCACTGCCCCGACCACAACACCCACAACCACCCCATCTACCACGACGACTGCAACAACGACTACGCCAATGACAACGAATCCAACAGTACCTGTAGCGGTCTTAACCACATGTGTACCGCGTGGTGATATCGGGTTCGAATGTTTTCCAGTCACTCCTGGCAGATCGTAG
- the LOC135155012 gene encoding uncharacterized protein LOC135155012, which produces MENQTDAVSVVSHKSARSRASRSSRASSRSDHLILRRQEAAIKASSAFDEEEAKLELTLRNLRTKRKLACLQAEQAVLEENAESEFSHGPEDNHDLKDIKEENEAERISRFLNRQGEEETPVVTHLELGQSSTTVSNSPDDIHKIVSSLEKLAQSSLEQGVLNRHMLIQSQLPKVDIPLFSGDPLCYPLWKNSFDATVHIKPLDDGAKLNLLHSCVAGKPKEIVQHFVLIGSPDAYEQARETLSRRYGDPTVVSSAFTSKLNSWGRINSRDATGLQDFSDCLAKVVAAKKSIKSLGILDFPQENSKLVEKLPSYLESKWRDEIDRYKERHGRQEYPPFIAFADFVRRAADKANIPELSASVREQIKPVNPKSSGKHARTFATEGKPFKPSGKPSKDKTCPYCQDNHLIEECSKFKNITLEERRAFFFEKKLCFGCGLHINHRSKQCKARRSCAVCEGRHLSCFHSWQKQPVKQEEATANCTSVCSLQEIQGKDHSMIVPVWVRSVNNPSKSFLEYAILDEQSNVSFISCKLYNKLNLQGQKTSLKLTTLHDTSMIDTFKVQDLELQDHKRQNIVRLPAAFTRDDIPATRSQIPKAQIAERWPHLIRVAEEMMPYDQTVEVSLLIGTDCPSAIRPREIVAGGEAEPYGQKSLLGWGVVGRICKDPIESSSASCHKIAAELYQNLAFPTKAKELLIEDKVIKALETDFKHDNSKEPMSIEDHRFLHLLEEGIVKRQDGHYEMPLPLKTDNVSLPSNRLVAEKRWRQLTARFKKNPQFLNDYRAFMDEVIKTYAERAPVHSVEGMVNYVPHTGVYHPRKPGKIRVVFDCSAKCNGISLNDHLLQGPDLTNGLLGVLCRFRQDDVAFMADIKSMFHQFYVTEKHRDLLRFLWWEDGNPNSNVVEYRMKVHLFGATSSPGCANFGLKRAADDGEEEFGSEAANYIRKEFYVDDGLKSVSTSEEAVALLKSAQGICEKAGLRLHKIMSNKKEVLQKFATDDMSKGLADEVSCSLVIAKSRVTPLKHQTIPRLELAAAVISTKMSAFLRKELTYHEIREYFWTDSKIVLGYISNESRRFHVYVANRVQQIRNVSDPASWYYVDTSTNPADDASRGLTAKELLESSTWQAGPGFLHEKGLFHPPEPIPINVEETDPEVKKSTTLSSRVELHNTFDTSRLLHLSSWNQAKRVIALCVRLKQRLKMREIKLKKSPSLKRPIPRISLSVADLQAAEWEILSLIQKRHLGREREVLANLDVSADNNRQIAKRRNDDIKPTSSLYRLDPFLDSKGLIRVGGRIQRANIPDYVKHPVIVPRDAHLTALLIRHHHGEVNHMGRGSTHNQLRQAGYWVIGGSSAVSSIITKCVTCKRLRGPLEKQKMADLPKDRLEQAPPFSYCAVDYFGPFSITEKRSTVKRYVALFTCMASRAVHLESANSLDTSSFINCLRRFVNRRGPVRQIRSDRGTAFVGARNELRDALKQMDQDKIQQYLVENNTDWIPFVMNPPHASHMGGVWERQIQTVRRALEPLMMSAGKQLDDEAFRTFLSEAESIVNSRPLTTQNLSSSDAPEPLTPNHLLTMKAKVVLPPPGKFQKADMYARKWWRRVQHLTNEFWTRWRKEYLTDLQTRKKWARPRKSLKVGDIVISKEADDNRAQWPLGRVSKVYPSNDGLVRKVQLVMADSSLDSQGKRKKQPTMLERPVHKLVLLLSPEETSETSDTEDQGIPHQGANTTQ; this is translated from the coding sequence ATGGAGAATCAAACAGATGCTGTGAGTGTTGTCAGTCATAAGTCAGCGCGGAGCAGAGCAAGTAGATCTTCTCGAGCAAGCAGTAGGAGTGATCACCTTATTCTACGTCGCCAGGAAGCTGCCATTAAAGCAAGTTCGGCATTCGATGAAGAAGAGGCTAAGCTGGAGTTGACACTTCGAAATTTAAGGACAAAAAGAAAGCTAGCTTGTCTTCAAGCCGAACAAGCTGTTCTGGAGGAGAACGCCGAGTCTGAGTTTTCTCATGGACCCGAAGACAACCACGATCTCAAAGACATTAAAGAGGAAAACGAAGCAGAAAGGATTTCACGTTTTCTTAATCGCCAGGGAGAGGAGGAAACTCCAGTCGTTACACACCTAGAATTGGGACAGTCGTCCACAACCGTGAGTAATTCACCTGACGATATTCACAAGATCGTCTCCTCACTTGAGAAACTAGCACAGTCATCTCTCGAGCAAGGGGTGTTAAATCGACATATGTTGATTCAATCCCAGCTACCAAAAGTCGATATCCCTTTGTTTTCTGGTGACCCACTATGCTACCCTCTGTGGAAAAACTCGTTCGATGCAACTGTACATATAAAACCACTCGATGATGGAGCCAAATTGAATCTGCTTCACAGCTGCGTCGCTGGGAAGCCGAAAGAAATTGTGCAGCACTTTGTTTTGATTGGCTCCCCGGACGCGTATGAACAAGCTCGGGAGACTCTTTCCAGACGTTACGGCGACCCGACGGTTGTAAGCTCAGCCTTTACTTCTAAGCTAAATTCGTGGGGACGCATCAACAGCCGTGACGCAACCGGACTTCAAGATTTCTCAGACTGCTTGGCAAAGGTCGTTGCTGCAAAGAAGTCAATAAAGAGCCTGGGGATTTTGGATTTTCCTCAAGAGAATTCAAAACTCGTCGAAAAGCTCCCCTCATACCTCGAAAGCAAGTGGAGGGATGAAATCGATCGCTACAAGGAAAGACATGGGAGACAAGAATACCCTCCTTTCATCGCCTTCGCTGATTTTGTGAGGAGAGCGGCGGACAAGGCCAATATCCCAGAGCTCAGTGCTTCTGTGCGGGAGCAGATAAAGCCAGTCAACCCGAAGTCAAGCGGAAAACACGCTCGTACTTTCGCAACTGAAGGAAAACCTTTCAAACCTTCAGGCAAGCCGTCCAAGGACAAGACCTGTCCATATTGTCAAGATAATCATCTCATCGAAGAATGCTCCAAGTTTAAAAATATCACCCTCGAAGAGCGGCGGGCATTCTTCTTTGAGAAGAAGTTGTGCTTTGGATGCGGGCTGCACATCAACCACAGGAGCAAGCAGTGTAAGGCCAGGCGCTCTTGTGCAGTTTGCGAAGGAAGGCATCTATCCTGCTTCCACTCGTGGCAGAAACAGCCAGTCAAGCAGGAAGAAGCAACCGCAAATTGCACCTCGGTCTGCAGTCTCCAAGAAATTCAAGGAAAAGACCACTCGATGATTGTTCCTGTGTGGGTGAGGAGTGTCAATAACCCATCAAAATCATTCTTAGAGTACGCGATATTGGACGAACAATCCAATGTTAGCTTTATATCATGCAAACTGTACAATAAGctaaacctccaaggccaaaaAACCAGCCTCAAGCTGACGACGCTGCATGATACTTCGATGATTGATACTTTCAAGGTGCAGGACTTGGAGTTGCAAGATCACAAAAGGCAAAACATCGTTCGCCTACCAGCTGCCTTTACCAGGGATGACATTCCTGCCACAAGGTCTCAAATCCCAAAGGCTCAGATCGCTGAAAGATGGCCTCACCTCATCCGCGTGGCAGAAGAGATGATGCCATATGACCAGACTGTTGAAGTTTCTCTTCTCATCGGAACAGACTGCCCAAGTGCGATTCGACCTCGAGAAATCGTCGCTGGAGGAGAAGCGGAACCATATGGGCAGAAATCTCTACTTGGTTGGGGAGTTGTCGGACGAATCTGCAAGGATCCAATCGAATCAAGTTCAGCTAGCTGTCACAAAATAGCTGCTGAATTGTACCAGAACCTCGCATTCCCAACCAAGGCCAAGGAACTTCTCATCGAAGACAAGGTGATTAAAGCTCTGGAGACTGACTTCAAACATGACAACTCGAAAGAACCAATGTCCATTGAAGACCATAGATTCCTTCATCTCCTTGAGGAGGGAATAGTGAAGAGACAGGATGGGCATTATGAAATGCCACTTCCACTAAAGACGGATAATGTAAGCCTTCCATCAAACCGACTAGTAGCTGAAAAACGATGGAGACAGCTTACAGCTCGTTTCAAGAAAAATCCTCAGTTCCTGAATGACTATCGAGCCTTCATGGATGAAGTTATCAAGACCTATGCAGAGAGGGCACCAGTTCACAGTGTGGAAGGGATGGTCAACTATGTTCCCCACACAGGAGTGTACCATCCTCGAAAACCGGGCAAGATTCGTGTCGTTTTCGATTGCTCGGCAAAATGTAATGGCATCTCCCTTAATGACCATCTCCTTCAAGGCCCGGACCTTACTAATGGACTCCTCGGTGTCCTATGTCGCTTCAGGCAAGATGATGTCGCATTCATGGCCGACATCAAAAGCATGTTCCACCAATTCTACGTTACTGAGAAGCATCGAGATCTTCTTCGCTTTCTCTGGTGGGAAGACGGCAATCCAAATTCCAACGTGGTTGAATATCGGATGAAGGTGCATCTCTTCGGAGCGACAAGCTCACCAGGCTGTGCCAACTTCGGTCTCAAGAGGGCAGCAGACGACGGTGAAGAGGAATTTGGGAGTGAAGCTGCCAACTACATTCGTAAGGAGTTCTACGTAGACGATGGACTGAAGTCGGTATCGACATCGGAAGAAGCTGTTGCACTCCTGAAGTCAGCACAAGGGATCTGTGAAAAAGCAGGGCTTCGACTTCACAAAATCATGTCGAACAAGAAGGAAGTTCTGCAAAAATTTGCAACAGACGACATGTCCAAGGGCCTAGCTGATGAAGTATCGTGTTCTCTTGTCATCGCTAAGTCTAGAGTGACCCCTCTCAAACACCAAACCATTCCAAGACTCGAATTAGCTGCTGCTGTTATCTCGACCAAGATGAGTGCATTTCTTCGCAAAGAACTGACATATCATGAGATTCGTGAATACTTCTGGACTGACAGCAAAATCGTGTTGGGGTACATCAGCAACGAGTCCAGAAGGTTTCATGTCTATGTAGCCAATCGAGTGCAACAAATACGCAACGTATCTGACCCTGCGTCTTGGTACTACGTAGACACTTCAACCAATCCAGCAGATGATGCTTCTCGAGGACTCACGGCAAAAGAGTTGTTGGAGAGCAGCACTTGGCAAGCAGGTCCAGGCTTCCTGCATGAGAAAGGACTGTTTCATCCTCCTGAACCCATTCCAATTAATGTGGAAGAAACTGACCCAGAAGTGAAGAAATCAACAACGCTCTCATCTAGAGTTGAACTTCACAACACCTTCGACACCAGTCGGTTATTGCATCTCTCTAGCTGGAACCAAGCCAAGAGAGTAATAGCCTTGTGCGTGAGACTCAAGCAGCGTCTAAAGATGAGAGAGATCAAGCTCAAAAAATCGCCATCTTTGAAGAGACCAATACCCAGAATATCTCTGAGCGTTGCTGACCTCCAGGCAGCTGAGTGGGAAATTCTCAGCTTAATCCAGAAAAGGCACCTTGGTCGCGAGCGAGAAGTACTCGCCAACCTGGATGTGTCAGCTGACAACAATCGACAGATTGCGAAACGGAGAAATGATGACATTAAGCCAACAAGCTCATTATATCGATTAGACCCATTTCTAGATAGCAAAGGTCTAATTAGAGTCGGAGGTCGAATTCAGAGGGCAAATATCCCAGACTATGTGAAACACCCTGTCATCGTCCCCAGAGATGCTCATCTGACAGCACTTCTAATTCGGCATCACCATGGAGAAGTAAATCATATGGGCAGAGGATCGACTCACAATCAACTTCGTCAGGCTGGTTACTGGGTGATAGGTGGTTCGTCAGCTGTCTCATCCATCATCACCAAATGTGTGACCTGCAAGCGACTTCGTGGACCTCTGGAGAAGCAAAAGATGGCAGACCTCCCGAAAGACAGACTTGAACAGGCTCCTCCATTCTCTTACTGTGCTGTCGACTACTTTGGGCCATTCTCGATCACTGAGAAACGAAGCACAGTGAAGCGATATGTAGCACTGTTCACCTGCATGGCATCCAGAGCTGTTCATCTGGAATCAGCCAACAGCCTCGACACCAGTTCCTTCATCAACTGTCTTCGAAGATTTGTTAATCGCCGTGGACCTGTTCGACAAATTCGCTCCGACAGAGGAACTGCTTTCGTGGGTGCTAGGAATGAGCTCCGAGACGCCTTGAAACAGATGGACCAAGACAAGATCCAGCAGTATCTTGTTGAAAATAACACTGACTGGATTCCCTTCGTAATGAATCCACCTCATGCATCACACATGGGCGGAGTATGGGAGCGCCAGATTCAGACAGTTCGTCGTGCTCTAGAACCCCTTATGATGTCTGCGGGAAAACAACTAGATGATGAGGCATTTAGAACATTTCTTTCTGAAGCAGAGTCGATCGTCAACTCAAGGCCTCTTACAACACAGAACCTGAGCTCGTCTGATGCTCCAGAACCATTGACACCTAACCATCTCCTGACTATGAAGGCCAAAGTAGTCCTCCCACCGCCAGGCAAGTTCCAGAAAGCAGACATGTATGCTAGAAAATGGTGGCGTAGAGTCCAACATCTTACCAACGAGTTCTGGACGAGGTGGAGGAAAGAATATCTAACCGACCTGCAAACTCGGAAGAAGTGGGCTCGTCCTAGGAAAAGTCTTAAAGTCGGCGACATCGTCATCTCCAAAGAAGCAGATGATAACCGTGCTCAGTGGCCCCTTGGAAGAGTGTCGAAAGTGTATCCTAGCAACGATGGGCTTGTGCGCAAGGTCCAACTCGTCATGGCAGATTCATCGTTAGATAGCCAGGGCAAGCGTAAAAAACAACCCACCATGCTGGAAAGACCTGTACACAAATTGGTGCTTCTCTTGTCTCCAGAAGAGACCTCGGAAACTAGTGACACAGAAGACCAAGGGATTCCCCATCAAGGAGCCAACACAacacaatga